tagtAGTCTAGCAGAATACCTGCTTTAGGCTAGTTACGTACATACTGCTTACTGACCCGGCAGTAGTCTGATTGTGCTCCTTCATTGGTAGACACAAGGAGACTGTTTCTATTATAGATTTTCCTAGGGGATAATACATTTATTTGAGATGACAATCATGTGCTATTTCTATTTGTAAACTCTTCCTCTGTTCTAGGTCATTTGAAGTTCTGATAGCTCCTAGCCCATTACCATTTCTTGTTGCTGGGTTGATACAGCTCACTTTCAGtattagctagatgtcttccATCAAGAGAATGCAAGGTCCTTCAGATTTATTTAGATGAAATGGTATCCATATATTTCAGAATGCATTTGACCCTTTCAGTTTTATAACTTACAATGTAGCATGTCATTTCTACTTATAACGCAAGTGTTGCTTATAATCTTTCCTGGAATCATATGGACAGAGATCTATGATACTGTATACTGAAAATCCTGATCAACAAGAAACATTTCAATCACGTATTGGATTGATAAGAAGAGATATGTCCAGATCACCACCTCCTGATGTGCTCCCTAGGAATGCATCCCCAAAAAGACCACTAGAGATGCCGCGGCTGTCTCATTCTGCATTGGGGCATGATCCTAGAAGATTGCCTGGTAGGAATGGTTGGTTTGAACGGCAACGTGCTTTTGAGGATAGTGCACAACGGCCTTCGATGAGCACGCTTGATGAAGAATATAGGAAACAAAGTGCAAGAGAACTTATTGATGCCTACGGAAATTCTCAAGGCAATGATGCTGATGATAGGCTTCCCAAGATGCAACGGCTAGAATCAAATGGCATGGCAAGTAGATCCAGTGCACAAAAATGGCTCACTTCAGAGGAAGAGGAGTATACTTGGGAGGATATGCGTCCAACTTTGTCCCGAAATAGAAACAACATTCCGTCTTTACCTTCCTCTGAAACCTTGAGAGCTGGATTTCCTGGGCCAAACACTGGGCAGCTGGATTCTGATATTGGGATGCGCAGCTGGCGAAGCCAGGCTCCTCGACCAGCACTAAATCTCGAAGACAGGACTGATGTACGCTTGTCTGACCTTTTTTTTATTACGATGAATAGTAACATTGACACAACACTTCTCATACCTTATATCACTTCTCCTTTTTCAGTGATTTTTCTTCTATTGATCTTTTAACCCCTGCTTTGAGATATAATTTGTTTTTCACTTTATCATGATGACAGTTTTATACAACCTAGATCAGCAATTTTTATTATAGTGTGTTTGTAAATTTGATTAATTATACAGTTATGTTTTGTGGAAGTATTCTTTGCAACAAATCATAGATTTCTGGCAGCTAATCTAATTATGTACAAAGATATTGTTCTTACACTTTATGACTGAAAAGGGTATCTGTCTCGTATGGCTTATATGTTTTCTTTCATGGTGATTCCTTTCCTTTTGATGGGCTACATATTTGTCCAAATGCATCTTCAGTACCTGCATACAATGTTAGGGATCACTTGAACAAAACAGACCTTCCACTTCTTCAGCACTTCTTCATTTGGGTTTTGGAACTTGAATGCTATGGAAATGCATATATTCTGTCTGCCAACAAGTTTTTTAACACTCAGGAGTGCATACACCATGCGTAGTAGATTCCAAAGTAGCCTTCTGAAGTTTGAATTCTGAATAGTGcacttttttttgagggaatgccTTGTGGCTatctttattgattctcaaatggAGTTATGTCGTTTATCATCATGGGCATAGTACAACCAGTAGGGTCTTCATCCCaaacactagtttcaagaaaaaggaaACAACTTTTAGCAATGTCATGGGCTACCTCATTTGATTCTCTTGGACAGTGTTCAGTTTTGACTTCAGAGAAACCAGTAGCAAGGATGGTGCAGTCCTGGAATATATTACTCCATTGCCATAATGTTTAAATGCAACTTATCAATATTTAATCCTTTATCGGTTCAACTTATAAGCTAATGTTGTATTGAGGTGGACCCACTTTACTACCTGTTGACTTAGCGTTGGTCTTTATTGCAGCATGTTGACATAGCCACTAGTAGGAGATATCCAGGCAATTTTGGTCTGCACAATGGAGCTATTTCAGAGTACCATAGTTCTGTGAATACCCTTGATCCTGGAAGAATTCTTGCTATGTCAGCTCCACCGTGGCAGCAGACTAATGGCCTGCCTTTGCGAATACAAGCACCTCAACCTTCATCAACACTGAATAGGTTGGCACTGCCCACTGATGTTGAAATGCCTGTCAAGATGTTGGCCACTGGTGGTCCATATGATGCTATGCATGTAGACTTACCCTTGACTAATAGGTCCTCGCCTGCTCCTGCTCCCATAGAATGGCCTCTTCATCATAGTCAACCACCACATAATACAAAAGATATTAGAGGTGCAACAGATAGTCTTGAAGTTAGGCCATTTATCAGGCATGGAGTCAATTCATCTGTATTTGTTCCTCGGCATCTATATGATGCATTGGATCGGAAAACTGTAAGTACCGGTAACTTAGCTCAACCACCATACCAGCACCCAGATTTGTTGTCATCGAGTCAACAGAATCAAGGTACAAATTTTGGAAATCAATCTCAGCCTCATGATGTGCCACAGTTTCATCCTCATTCCCATTCCCATCCTCCGGAGGCATTTAGAAGCTTTGCCCCCAGCATGCCTATAGCTCCCCCCCAAAATCCATTCCAAGGACAAGGAGGTAGTGCAGCAGTACCACCAGTTACACCTCTACCAAACACCTTTTCTGTAACACCTACTGTGCAACCCTATGGTGTGTCGTCAGTGTCTAGTTTTGCTCTGCCACCATTACATCGTGGCCTACCTCCTGCTTTGTTGCAGATGGGTCCATCTTCATCACAAGTTGGTGGGCCTACAACATATTTCTCTGGAATTTTAAGTAACCTTATGAATCACGGTGTAATTACACTGGAGCCTTCTAGTCAACCTCAGGTACTTCTCATGCATGTGTGCATCTTATTACGTTACAGCTATCTAATATTATTTTGTTATGCAGTTAATGCAATGATTTTTATTGTATATGTATACATGTTCATTTAGGACTCTGTTGGAGTTGACTTCAATGTAGACCTCAAGGTGCGCAACGAGTCTGTCATTAATGCTCTGTATCAGGATCTCCACAGGCAATGCAAAACGTGTGGCCTTCGTTTTAAATGCCAGGAAGAGCACCGTGCTCATATGGATTGGCATGTTACGAAAAACAGAAATTCCAAAAATCGCAAGCAATCTTCACGTAAATATTTTGTCACCGTGGGGGAATGGTTAAGAGCAGCAGAAACAGTAGGAAATGATGGTGTTCCTTCTTTCGAGCTCACGGAACCAATCCCTGACAGAAATGAAGAGAAAGAAATGGCTGTTCCTGCCGATGAAAACCAAACAACATGTGCTTTATGTCAAGAGCCATTTGAGGATTTCTACAGCGATGAAACTGAAGAGTGGATGTACAAAGGTGCAGTTTACATGAATGCACCtgatggtaatattgttggtctCCAAAGGTCGCATTTGGGGCCTATTGTCCATTCCAAATGTCGATCTGGCCCCAGTAATATTTCTTAGGTGGGCCTAGCTGGTGAGTATCTGTGCAATTTCATGCTGCGACCAAAAATGCAAAAAATGATTTGGAGAACATACCATATAACCCTGATCTTGCAACTTGGCTATATTATATTCGAGACCATATTTTTTGCCTTCTATACAAGGAACTGAGAGCGTAATTTGTCCTGTATTCTAATACACATTCGGCTGTGGTTATATTTTTATTATACGTGACCTAGAGGAGCTAGACAATAACGCTGAATGTGATACTCCTTTATTATCTCACTCATAGTTGATAGTTGATTTACAtgcaatatactccctccgttcctaaatagaagtctttgtagagattccaccatgaaccacatacggatgtatacaGATGCATTtcagagtgtagattcattcattttgctccgtatgtagtccatagtggaatctctacaaagacttatatttaggaacggagggagtacatgctttGTAGCAATATTAGTTCATCAAATACTGTTTCCTTGCATATACATGCTTTGTAGCAGTATTAGTTCATCAAATACTGCTTCCTTTTGGTTGGGGACATTCTTTCTGTTCTGTTTGAAGGGTTGTGATTCTTAATATCTTTGAGTGTTTCTGTCACTTCCATGGTACTATTCATTGTTAGCCTGCTTCATAACCTAGATCTTAGGACGTTCTCATATAACTCATGGCATGATAAGATTCCGTACAAGATGTCGTTCAAAGAGGTAATTATGTTGATTTGTTGATTGCAGGAACCCTTGCCCCATTATTTCAGTTTCTTTGGTTGCGGCTAGACAAGACATGTAAAATTACTGGAGAGATCAGATTTTGGTATGCTTAGTTTCCCCCCTCTCCTGGCAACAGTTTGAATAGAATGTTAATGTGACAATAGTAGTGTAAAATTGTAAAATACTTGTGTTTTAGTGATGGAGCATGAGTAACTTGCTCTGCAGTCGCCACAGTTGTCGCCTGCTGCTTTTACATTAATAGATATGGAATCCTCTTGATCTAGGATGACATGCATACCCTTCATGAACAGGCGAAACAAACATGCTCCTACCCTTTTCTTGTCCCCTTCCTCTTTGCAATCTCATATGCAGGACAATGTCAGCCCATGAGTGCTGGTAACTTCCGAGAAAACCCAGGACGAAAGAATCAAGGCATCCGTCAACAGCTCTCCTATACTAATAGATGAGCAAGATGTTGCTGTTATTTCTTTGGTTTGTCTTTCTTTGCACGTCTCTGCATTGTAACAGTGTGTGACAATAAATTCTTGGTCGCTTGTATAACTCCACCCTCCTGGATTGTCTGCTGTTAAAGAAAAAACCTGTTTGTGCAATATGTTGCTATGTCTTTTTGTAGGGAGCATTTTCCTTAGAGTAAAATGCATCATAGGTCCTATAACTATCCAAGGTGTGTCACTTTAGTCCTATAACTATCAAAGTGCAGATTTGGGTCCCAAAACTATTTTGAGTCGTTCACTGCAGGTCCTATGGTCGCCCCAGCCGTGATTGTTGGCTGACGTGTCACCTGGACCAGTGCCAGAACGACCCAGGGCGCGTGGTGGAAGATTTCCCGCCATTGGTGGTTGATACATTTTGCAATTTGGTCCATCAAACTGTTTGCTCTCCAGCCGCAGCCCTCCTCTCTGCAATCTCATCTCTCTTTCATCAGTTCTGCCATGTTTGGAACAAGCTCGACGGCAGCAAGATGTAGCAGGAACAAGCCAGCGCGGCAAATGATCATGCAAATGACAAATGAATATATATTTCACACCATCTCTCTAAGATTACAAATGATAAATGATACTTGGTCTGGACAATCATAGAAGAGAGAAATGATGTTGCAACTTAACAGGCAAATATATAGATGAGAATTGCCACAATTCCAGGAAGTAGCACATCATATTGTCATTACATAAAGAGTGCTCTTACATAAACATAGATACACACTAAAGCTTGCAACTATGTAATGTGGTACTGG
This sequence is a window from Aegilops tauschii subsp. strangulata cultivar AL8/78 chromosome 7, Aet v6.0, whole genome shotgun sequence. Protein-coding genes within it:
- the LOC109756376 gene encoding polyadenylation and cleavage factor homolog 4, which codes for MASAAAAAPVVGQVVERFRARLREEAGEEPGAAAVVGVYKEALAELTFNCKPIITELTIIAGQHAALAARGIADAICARILEVPVEQKLPSLYLLDSIVKNIGQEYVEDFATRLQKVFCFAYREVHPKQHPAMRHLFRTWSQVFPSSVLQGIEDELQFSPSENKRPATTTIPRQSESLSPRPSHGIHVNPKYLEAQHQLKNGTKVDQLATRGRQMLDVAEDHINGLTTNSLRGFPSTSSKLQRSMILYTENPDQQETFQSRIGLIRRDMSRSPPPDVLPRNASPKRPLEMPRLSHSALGHDPRRLPGRNGWFERQRAFEDSAQRPSMSTLDEEYRKQSARELIDAYGNSQGNDADDRLPKMQRLESNGMASRSSAQKWLTSEEEEYTWEDMRPTLSRNRNNIPSLPSSETLRAGFPGPNTGQLDSDIGMRSWRSQAPRPALNLEDRTDHVDIATSRRYPGNFGLHNGAISEYHSSVNTLDPGRILAMSAPPWQQTNGLPLRIQAPQPSSTLNRLALPTDVEMPVKMLATGGPYDAMHVDLPLTNRSSPAPAPIEWPLHHSQPPHNTKDIRGATDSLEVRPFIRHGVNSSVFVPRHLYDALDRKTVSTGNLAQPPYQHPDLLSSSQQNQGTNFGNQSQPHDVPQFHPHSHSHPPEAFRSFAPSMPIAPPQNPFQGQGGSAAVPPVTPLPNTFSVTPTVQPYGVSSVSSFALPPLHRGLPPALLQMGPSSSQVGGPTTYFSGILSNLMNHGVITLEPSSQPQDSVGVDFNVDLKVRNESVINALYQDLHRQCKTCGLRFKCQEEHRAHMDWHVTKNRNSKNRKQSSRKYFVTVGEWLRAAETVGNDGVPSFELTEPIPDRNEEKEMAVPADENQTTCALCQEPFEDFYSDETEEWMYKGAVYMNAPDGNIVGLQRSHLGPIVHSKCRSGPSNIS